Proteins encoded by one window of Procambarus clarkii isolate CNS0578487 chromosome 92, FALCON_Pclarkii_2.0, whole genome shotgun sequence:
- the LOC138359642 gene encoding axoneme-associated protein mst101(2)-like, whose amino-acid sequence MKVRAARDGGACSKRRRCVQREMPVRAARDAGACSERRRCVQRETPVRAARDGGACSERRRCVQREMPVRAARDEGACNERRRCVQRETEVRAARDAGACSERRRCVQRETPVRAARDAGACSETQVRAARDAGACSERRRCVQRETQVRAARNAGACSERRQCVQRETPVRAARDAGACSERRRCVQRETPVRAARDAGAWRKRRRCVEEETPVRAARRRCVQREAPVRAARDAGAWRKRRRCVQRETPVRAARDAGACSERRRCVEEETPVRAARDAGAWRKRRRCVQRETPVRGGRDAGAWRKRCRCVEEETPVRAARDAGAWRKRRRCVQRETPVRGGRDAGAWRKRCRCVQRETPVRAARDAGAWRKRRRCVEEETPVRAARDAGAWRKRRRCVERAYARQLPTGVIKR is encoded by the coding sequence ATGAAGGTGCGTGCAGCGAGAGACGGAGGTGCGTGCAGCAAGAGACGCCGGTGCGTGCAGCGAGAGATGCCGGTGCGTGCAGCGAGAGACGCCGGTGCGTGCAGCGAGAGACGGAGGTGCGTGCAGCGAGAGACGCCGGTGCGTGCAGCGAGAGACGGAGGTGCGTGCAGCGAGAGACGCCGGTGCGTGCAGCGAGAGATGCCGGTGCGTGCAGCGAGAGACGAAGGTGCGTGCAACGAGAGACGCCGGTGCGTGCAGCGAGAGACGGAGGTGCGTGCAGCGAGAGACGCCGGTGCGTGCAGCGAGAGACGAAGGTGCGTGCAGCGAGAGACGCCGGTGCGTGCAGCGAGAGACGCCGGTGCGTGCAGCGAGACGCAGGTGCGTGCAGCGAGAGACGCCGGTGCGTGCAGCGAGAGACGCCGGTGCGTGCAGCGAGAGACGCAGGTGCGTGCAGCGAGAAACGCAGGTGCGTGCAGCGAGAGACGCCAGTGCGTGCAGCGAGAGACGCCGGTGCGTGCAGCGAGAGACGCCGGTGCGTGCAGCGAGAGACGCCGGTGCGTGCAGCGAGAGACGCCGGTGCGTGCAGCGAGAGACGCCGGTGCGTGGAGGAAGAGACGCCGGTGCGTGGAGGAAGAGACGCCGGTGCGTGCAGCGAGACGCCGGTGCGTGCAGCGAGAGGCGCCGGTGCGTGCAGCGAGAGACGCCGGTGCGTGGAGGAAGAGACGGAGGTGCGTGCAGCGAGAGACGCCGGTGCGTGCAGCGAGAGACGCCGGTGCGTGCAGCGAGAGACGCAGGTGCGTGGAGGAAGAGACGCCGGTGCGTGCAGCGAGAGACGCCGGTGCGTGGAGGAAGAGACGCCGGTGCGTGCAGCGAGAGACGCCGGTGCGTGGAGGAAGAGACGCCGGTGCGTGGAGGAAGAGATGCCGGTGCGTGGAGGAAGAGACGCCGGTGCGTGCAGCAAGAGACGCCGGTGCGTGGAGGAAGAGACGCCGGTGCGTGCAGCGAGAGACGCCGGTGCGTGGAGGAAGAGACGCCGGTGCGTGGAGGAAGAGATGCCGGTGCGTGCAGCGAGAGACGCCGGTGCGTGCAGCGAGAGACGCCGGTGCGTGGAGGAAGAGACGCCGGTGCGTGGAGGAAGAGACGCCGGTGCGTGCAGCGAGAGACGCCGGTGCGTGGAGGAAGAGACGGAGGTGCGTGGAGAGAGCGTATGCTAGACAACTTCCGACTGGAGTAATCAAGAGGTAG